The following proteins are encoded in a genomic region of Notolabrus celidotus isolate fNotCel1 chromosome 19, fNotCel1.pri, whole genome shotgun sequence:
- the prune2 gene encoding protein prune homolog 2 — protein MDLASESKMNSEGGEGRPVPPTSLPLQGGATQRKKLSAPPISLSLDQSEDDLGETPDDLDINVDDLDTPDEGDYLDYTDHEMDWEDPGAASRGGVNEPYDPIPTYSAEEERQDGKLWRAVIIGEQEHRINMKIIEPYMRVISHGGYYGNGVNAIIVFAACFLPDSDREEYHEIMENLFLYVISTLELMVAEDYMIVYLNGATPHRRMPGLGWLKKCYQMIDRRLRKNLKSFIILHPSWFIRTVLAITKPFISAKFSSKIKYVTSLDELKELIPIDSIQIPECIIRLDKELKEAAENSRVHSFLLGPEPAAAAAAGRTDRQDAAGASSS, from the exons ATGGACCTGGCATCAGAGAGCAAAATGAACTCTGAGGGGGGCGAAGGCAGACCAG tccctcctacctcactacCCCTACAAGGAGGCGCCACCCAGAGAAAAAAGCTATCGGCTCCTCCCATCAGCCTGTCATTGGACCAGAGTGAGGACGACCTGGGGGAGACACCCGACGATCTGGACATTAATGTGGATGACCTCGACACCCCAGATGAAGGGGATTATTTGGACTACACAGACCATGAAATGGACTGGGAAG ACCCCGGTGCAGCTAGCAGGGGTGGAGTAAATGAGCCTTACGATCCAATCCCAACATACAGCGCTGAAGAGGAACGTCAGGATGGCAAACTGTGGAGGGCGGTCATCATCGGGGAGCAGGAGCACCGCATCAACATGAAGATCATTGAGCCATACATGAGAGTCATCTCCCATGGAG gaTACTATGGCAACGGAGTGAATGCCATCATAGTGTTTGCTGCCTGTTTCCTACCAGACAGTGACAGAGAGGAATACCATGAAATAATGGAGAATCTCTTTCT ctatGTGATAAGCACATTGGAGCTGATGGTGGCAGAAGACTACATGATTGTGTACCTGAATGGAGCCACACCACATAGAAGAATGCCTGGCCTTGGCTGGTTGAAGAAATGTTATCAGATGATTGACAGAAG GCTCAGgaagaatttaaaatccttcattATTCTTCATCCGTCATGGTTTATCAGGACTGTTCTAGCCATTACCAAGCCCTTCATCAG CGCCAAGTTCAGCAGTAAGATAAAGTACGTGACTAGTCTGGATGAGCTGAAGGAACTCATCCCCATTGACAGCATCCAGATCCCAGAGTGTATCATTAG ACTTGACAAGGAACTGAAGGAAGCTGCAGAGAATTCAAG